The DNA sequence GTTTTAACTTTCAATTCTTCCTGTACAATACTCATAATCTTATCCAGCACTGTAAACAAATGCACTTGCTGGCCAGTAATTTTAGATAACATAATTCCTCCCTCTACCATGGCAATAAAGGTATACGCATAGGTAGATGAGTCTATCTCATTTCGGAATTCTCCGTTTGCCTTTCCAGTGTCCATAATACGTATCAATCGGGTAGCAATACCTTTTATGCTATTTTGCACACGTTTTTTCAAAAAAGGCAGATTATCATCTGCTTCCACAGCTGTATTCAGAATTGGACATCCTCCACTGGTAGAGACACCTTTCCAGATAGATCTGTAAAAATCCGTAAAGGCCTGCATTTTGTCTGTAGCAGATTGTGCATTATGGATAGCCACATCCATATTTTTAGATAACTTATTTACATTATATTCAAAGGCAGCGATAGCTACATCTTCCTTATTCTCAAAATTGCCATATATACTCCCTTTGGTAAGTCCGGTTGCCTCTGTCAGATCACTCAGAGAGGTTCCCCAGAAGCCCTTTGAATTAAAGATAGGCGCAGTCTTTTCTATTATAAACGCCTTTGTTTGTTCCGCTTTTGACATGACGTTACTGATTTATAACACTCTTCCTACAATAGCTCACTAGGAATGATATTTTTTAAAAATAGAAGTGGCCGTGTGTCCTCCAAATCCAAATGTATTGTTAAGTACATAATTGACTGGTGTATGTCTTGCTTTCCCTATCACAATATCTAATCCCTCTGGCAGTTCTGGATCTACATTTTCTGTATTTATGGTTGGAGGGATAATATCGTGTTTTACAGATAATACACTGATAATACTTTCAATAGCTCCTGCTGCCCCCAGCAAATGACCTGTCATCGATTTGGTTGCAGAGATACTTACTTTATGTTCCCCAAATATACGCTTGATTCCTACAAGTTCACTCACATCGCCAATACCCGTTGAGGTAGCATGGGTATTGATGTTATTTATATCTGCTGGAGAAAGCCCTGCATCCTGTAAAGCTTTGGAAATACCTAAGGCAGCACCTAATCCTTCTGGTGATGTGCCTGTAAGATGATATGCATCAGCGGCCATCCCTCCTCCAACAATTTCCGCATAGATAGTAGCTCCTCTGGCTTTGGCATGTTC is a window from the Xanthocytophaga agilis genome containing:
- a CDS encoding TetR/AcrR family transcriptional regulator, whose translation is MSKAEQTKAFIIEKTAPIFNSKGFWGTSLSDLTEATGLTKGSIYGNFENKEDVAIAAFEYNVNKLSKNMDVAIHNAQSATDKMQAFTDFYRSIWKGVSTSGGCPILNTAVEADDNLPFLKKRVQNSIKGIATRLIRIMDTGKANGEFRNEIDSSTYAYTFIAMVEGGIMLSKITGQQVHLFTVLDKIMSIVQEELKVKTL